A window from Solanum stenotomum isolate F172 chromosome 7, ASM1918654v1, whole genome shotgun sequence encodes these proteins:
- the LOC125869627 gene encoding uncharacterized protein LOC125869627 has translation MTDKDDFNAATNIMIPIENPEGSRNMIDIQNEKKMAHMEQELEILREELRQVRDLTKLFATTFPTFKTPIYFPKADLLSADLPNQPGLTQRTPTHGQVPPASPTAVRIVPNLSNRDPTIPTMQQILGAHVAAPYEPHVPPVYAAGAPTFTMLVVVNVLYEVDQYEEMEKDAGLKEDASINAQLQGLKKALKSLQITRGTESLDYDDLCIHPDIDMPVGYKPPKFDMFDGKGDPHAHLRAYCDKLVGVGRNEKLRMKLFIRSLFGETLTWYTRQDPRKWRVWREMAEDFKKPSENFQEYARRWRTEAARVQPPLDESELSKYFIRAQEGIYFDKMMSMMGQKFAELVKIGDFIEEGVKSGKFQSMVALQAASRAIQSGSIGGIKKKREDVLTVTYQPGGPSHRYPNNPQIAAHTSYVPVHNTQPHYNPSRAPAYQNPPRPYIPVQALIHQNRPAYAPRPRPNLEARNARAYTPIAEPYA, from the exons ATGACTGATAAAGACGACTTCAACGCTGCTACAAACATAATGATACCTATTGAGAACCCCGAAGGTTCTCGAAACATGATAGACatccaaaatgaaaagaaaatggCTCACATGGAACAAGAACTCGAGATCTTGAGGGAAGAATTGCGTCAAGTGCGAGACTTGACCAAACTATTTGCAACCACTTTCCCTACTTTCAAGACACCTATCTACTTTCCAAAGGCTGACTTGCTTTCTGCCGACTTACCAAATCAGCCAGGACTGACTCAACGGACTCCTACTCACGGTCAAGTACCACCAGCTTCTCCAACCGCAGTCAGGATCGTTCCGAACCTTTCCAACCGCGACCCTACCATACCTACAATGCAGCAGATACTTGGGGCACATGTCGCTGCTCCCTATGAGCCACATGTTCCACCCGTATATGCCGCGGGGGCTCCTACCTTCACTATGCTAGTTGTGGTTAATGTCCTATACGAGGTCGATCAATAtgaagaaatggagaaagaTGCTGGGCTGAAAGAAGATGCATCTATAAATGCCCAGCTTCAGGGTCTAAAAAAAGCATTGAAAAGCTTACAAATCACTAGAGGGACAGAGAGTCTGGATTATGATGACTTGTGCATCCATCCAGACATTGACATGCCGGTAGGGTACAAACCACCGAAGTTTGACATGTTCGATGGAAAGGGTGACCCTCACGCACACTTAAGGGCATATTGTGACAAGTTAGTCGGTGTAGGGAGAAATGAGAAGTTGAGGATGAAGTTGTTCATTCGGAGTTTGTTTGGAGAAACATTAACTTGGTATACCCGTCAAGACCCTCGCAAATGGCGTGTCTGGCGGGAAATGGCCGAGGACTTC AAGAAGCCATCGGAGAATTTCCAAGAATATGCACGACGTTGGAGAACTGAGGCCGCGAGGGTACAACCACCACTAGATGAGAGTGAGCTCTCGAAGTACTTTATTCGAGCTCAAGAAGGTATCTACTTTGACAAGATGATGTCAATGATGGGTCAGAAGTTTGCAGAATTGGTCAAGATAGGAGACTTTATAGAGGAAGGTGTTAAATCTGGGAAGTTTCAGTCTATGGTCGCACTGCAAGCTGCAAGTAGGGCTATACAATCGGGTTCCATTGGCGGcatcaaaaagaaaagggagGATGTTTTAACTGTCACTTACCAACCAGGAGGACCATCTCATCGATACCCCAATAATCCCCAAATCGCTGCGCATACTTCATACGTCCCAGTGCATAATACCCAACCACACTATAACCCATCTCGAGCACCAGCATATCAAAACCCTCCAAGACCATATATCCCTGTTCAAGCACTAATTCATCAAAATAGACCAGCATATGCACCGAGACCACGTCCAAATCTTGAAGCTAGAAATGCTCGCGCTTACACACCGATTGCTGAACCCTATGCTTAA